TTTACTGAAGGTTTTAAATATGCAGAGGCTAATGTAGAAGAGTTAGAAAAATCCATAGATTCATCAATTTGTGCTATTATGATAGAACCTATTCAGGGAGAAGGAGGAATAAATCCACTAAGTGAAGAATTTGTTCATAAGGTTTTTGGGATAGCAGAGAAGGAAGATATCTTGGTTATATGTGATGAAATTCAATGTGGTATAGGAAGAACAGGAAAGATCTATGGTTTTAATAATTATGGTGTTTGTCCAGATATTATATCCACTGCAAAAGGTCTTGGAGGAGGATTACCTATAGGTGCTGTGCTCTGTAATGAAAAATTGAACAATACTTTTGAATATGGAGATCATGGCTCTACTTTTGGAGGAAATCCTGTTTGTGCAGCAGGTGCTCTAGAAGTATTGAACATAATAAGTGAGAATTCTTTTTTAGAAGAAGTAAGTGAAAAAGGAAAATTTGTTAAGGAGTATTTTAAAAGTAAAAATAAAAAGAATATATTAGAAGTTCGTGGAATGGGACTTATGATAGGAATAGAAATTGAAGGGGAAGCATCCAGGGTACAAAAGAAAGCTCTCCAAAAAGGTCTTCTTGTATTAACCGCAGGACCAAATGTAGTGAGATTATTGCCACCGCTTATTATTTCAAAAGAAGAATTAGAAGCGGGATTAAATACACTATATGAAATTATAGAGGAAGAGTAATTTATATATTTAAATCAAGCAAAGGAAATCTGCTGTGATTCAAGTAGATTTCTTTTTATTTTTATAATAAATAAATGTGATAATAACCTCTTTGTAAAAGTATAAATAGATATATCTATTTTATTAATATAGAGGTTACATTTATGAGGTGGTTTATTAATTTACATAAGCTCGAGAAAAAGACTATTTTACTTATGTTAGCATTGCTTTATGTTAGCATATTATTTTCTTTTGGATTTATTTACTGGGATATAGCCAATGATTCTCAGGGGGAATTTTTTATATTTCAAAATGATGTGAACATGAATACAAAGGTAGAAGCTTTTAGAAAAAGTTTGAATATCCCCATATATAATAAGGAATTTAAAGATATGGTAAAATATTTAATATCCTCTAATGAATATAAAAGACCTATTGCAAAACTAGAAACCCCTGGCTCCTCTTTTTCTACAAACATATTTGCCTTTGATAAAATCTTAGGAGAAAATTGGGCTAATTATTATTACCTTTTATTTCAAAGTCAAGATATTACTCATATAAGTATAGAAGACTTAGGAGAAGATAAAGTGAGCAGTAAATTTAATAGTAATAAGTTAAAAATATGTTTTTACAAGATAAATGAGGAGGAAAAATATAAGGATTTTAAGAGCTATAAAAAAAGTGATAAGAACAAATTTGAAAAAATAGATAGCAAATATGTTTGGGTAAATAATTATACTTTACTTTATAATGAAATTTTTAGAAAGGAATATTTTTATTATCCTCTAAATTTTTATTTTCCAAAGCTTATAGAAAACTCCATATCTTTTTTAGATGATAGTCCTTTGGCATTGAGATCTATAATAAATGGAAATTTCAAATATCCAATATGGAATTTTATGTATTTTAGTGCTGTTACTATGACTACATTAGGTTATGGAGATATTTTGCCCAATTCTATGGTTGTTAGGATATTGGTTATGCTTGAAACCATATTTGGAGTAATTATAATAGGAGTATTTGTATCCTGTTTGTTTTGGAATAAAAAATCAAGTGATTCTTAGGTTCAGGCGGAGTTTGCTGTAGAGAAAGGCTTTTCTCCACCTAAACTTATGGAATTTTGAAACTAGAATATTTACATTATATATATTATGTAAATTTAAAATTAAAGTAAACAAACAGCATAGAAAAATATAAAGATATATACTATAATTATAATAATAAAAATGGAATGGAGAGAAAACATGGAAAAAATCACTAGTTTTACAATTAATCACTTGGAACTATTGCCTGGAGTATATGTTTCAAGGAAGGATAATATTAATGGAGCAATAATAACTACCTTCGATATTAGGATGACAAGACCAAACTTTGAACCAGTAATGAATACGGCTGAACTTCATACTATTGAGCATTTGGGAGCGACCTTTTTAAGAAATCACAGCGAGTATGGCAGTAAGATAGTTTATTTTGGTCCTATGGGCTGTAGAACAGGATTATATTTATTATTAGGAAGTGATAGAGGATTTGAATCAAAAGAAATTATAGGTTTAGTTAAAGAGATGTTTCAATTTATTGCAGAATATGAGGGTGAAATTCCAGGTGCACTGCCAAAAGATTGTGGAAATTATCTTGATATGAATTTACCTATGGCTAAGTATTTAGCAAAAAAATATTTAGAGGATGTGCTAGATAATATTAGTGAAAAAAATCTTAATTATCCTAAATCAAGTGATTCTTAGGTCCGGATGGAGTTTGCTTATGAGGAATATGCTTTCATTTGAATCTTATTAACAGT
This window of the Clostridium kluyveri DSM 555 genome carries:
- a CDS encoding aspartate aminotransferase family protein, encoding MDYLNYAKEYLMNTYNHLPVVFTHGEGCKLFDTDNKEYLDFTSGIGVMSLGYGNKNWIKAVEAQLEKVVHTSNIFLNIPVLELAKKFTEISNMTKVFFCNSGAEANEGAIKLARKYSFDKHGKARNTILTLKKSFHGRTITTLKAGGQEKLHKYFYPFTEGFKYAEANVEELEKSIDSSICAIMIEPIQGEGGINPLSEEFVHKVFGIAEKEDILVICDEIQCGIGRTGKIYGFNNYGVCPDIISTAKGLGGGLPIGAVLCNEKLNNTFEYGDHGSTFGGNPVCAAGALEVLNIISENSFLEEVSEKGKFVKEYFKSKNKKNILEVRGMGLMIGIEIEGEASRVQKKALQKGLLVLTAGPNVVRLLPPLIISKEELEAGLNTLYEIIEEE
- a CDS encoding S-ribosylhomocysteine lyase; protein product: MEKITSFTINHLELLPGVYVSRKDNINGAIITTFDIRMTRPNFEPVMNTAELHTIEHLGATFLRNHSEYGSKIVYFGPMGCRTGLYLLLGSDRGFESKEIIGLVKEMFQFIAEYEGEIPGALPKDCGNYLDMNLPMAKYLAKKYLEDVLDNISEKNLNYPKSSDS
- a CDS encoding potassium channel family protein translates to MRWFINLHKLEKKTILLMLALLYVSILFSFGFIYWDIANDSQGEFFIFQNDVNMNTKVEAFRKSLNIPIYNKEFKDMVKYLISSNEYKRPIAKLETPGSSFSTNIFAFDKILGENWANYYYLLFQSQDITHISIEDLGEDKVSSKFNSNKLKICFYKINEEEKYKDFKSYKKSDKNKFEKIDSKYVWVNNYTLLYNEIFRKEYFYYPLNFYFPKLIENSISFLDDSPLALRSIINGNFKYPIWNFMYFSAVTMTTLGYGDILPNSMVVRILVMLETIFGVIIIGVFVSCLFWNKKSSDS